A region from the Salicibibacter cibarius genome encodes:
- a CDS encoding RsfA family transcriptional regulator, protein MTKVRQDAWSHEDDVLLAETVLKHIREGSTQLKAFEEVGDILNRTAAACGFRWNAVVRDRYEGKISDAKRDRKNFQRRDAANAVQQTLGMKTANAMETTSDNKANTFSDEDLSLEQVIAFLETLKSKQGAVDNGEEKVTKLEEENQQLQTAVNAWRYKHEELEQEYQSLLSVINRARKMTFMDETNAEPFMRSNDFRLDHDGNIENIAKDSV, encoded by the coding sequence GTATTAAAACACATAAGAGAAGGAAGCACGCAGTTAAAAGCGTTTGAAGAAGTCGGCGATATATTAAATCGCACGGCTGCTGCCTGCGGCTTCCGCTGGAATGCAGTTGTACGGGATCGTTATGAAGGGAAAATAAGCGACGCAAAACGGGACCGGAAAAACTTTCAACGGCGAGATGCCGCAAACGCCGTACAACAAACGCTGGGAATGAAAACGGCGAACGCGATGGAGACAACTTCCGACAACAAAGCAAATACCTTTAGCGACGAAGACTTGTCACTCGAGCAGGTGATTGCCTTTTTGGAAACATTGAAAAGCAAACAGGGAGCCGTCGATAACGGCGAAGAGAAAGTAACGAAGTTAGAAGAAGAAAATCAGCAACTGCAAACAGCAGTGAACGCTTGGCGTTATAAACACGAAGAACTGGAACAAGAATACCAGTCTTTGCTCTCCGTCATTAACCGTGCCCGGAAAATGACATTTATGGATGAAACCAATGCTGAGCCTTTCATGAGATCCAACGATTTTCGATTGGACCATGATGGGAATATCGAAAATATCGCCAAAGATTCAGTCTAA